The Ignavibacteriales bacterium region TGTAGTAGCGCGCGAAGACAGAGAGGATTTGCTGTGGTATGTGCTCGTAGAGATGGCGGTTGTCTTCCTGAAAAGGCTCTTTGAAGTAATCGGTGACCATTTCATACGAAGGAAAATAGAACAGCGTCTTATTCACATCGTCCCATCTCGAACGGAGAAATTCGTCGAGTCCGGCACGAAGGACCGCTTTGGACGCCGAGTTTGCCGTGAGAGCCGACACCGGCCTGAATGTAGCACCTAACCGGACCGGGGAAATCGTAAATATGATCTTCAGATCAGGCAAATGCTGACGCCTAAGCCAATCAATTTTTTCCAGCGAGCCTATCGTGGTGCTCAGCGATTCGACTCTGAACACGTGCCGGGCAGGATCATAGTACTTCTCAGGGATCGCCCGCCAGAGCGGCTCGCCCGTGACCTGATCATACCAGACCTCAGACAAACCAAGGGTCAGGACAAGAACGTCGATATTCTCAAACGTCTCTCTGACCAGGCGGCGGCGCTCTTCTGTCGCTTCGAAAATCTCCTTGTTCTTCTCTACCCAGAACGTCTTGTCCGAACCCAACTCATCGAAGGCCCAACGAAACTGCTGTGCGATCACCGAAACACTTTCAAACGAAAAAGCATTTCGAATGATTGCATTGTACGGCGACTTGGGAACTGATTTGTTGAATCCATGGTCAGCGAGCCAGAGCACAAAGTGCTTCGCAAAACAGCTTCCCAGCGCAATGACCTTTGTTTCAGGACGAATAAACGGTTCTGCGGGCTTCCAACCTTCCATGATTGAATCGAGCCCTGCTTTCCGCAGTTCACTTTGCGAAGGCAGCCATTTGAAATCCTTGGGCTTGAACCAGCGGCTGCCGAATTCCATTGGAGGATGCACTTCACCTTCTACCAGTTTCCTATCCATCAAATCGCGTTTGTACGGATCCATTGTTGTCGCCTCACAAAGATCATGCAATCTCAGTCCCGACGGACGTTCTCACAAGCAATACAGAATGTCACGCAGACCGTTGCCGCGATAGAATAATTTGGTTGTAACGCGTTCGCCCACTTCGCAGGCCTAAACATACAGGGAAAGACTACAAATGCCTACAGACCTTCATATTCTGAAACTCACGCGAAAGAATCTTCTTAAATCTCCTCTTGTCCCGATGATTGAAGTGGATGGGGGTGTTTCCCCATATCCCTCAACGAGAACCCGGCAAGATATTGTCGATTCGCCCCCAAGGTTTGAACGAAACAGATATAGTAGCGCGCTGGCGTGATACTCGGGCCGACCCTCCTAGCGCCACGGCAGGGTTTTCGATATGCTCACACACCTCCGAAGCGACCCCGACGTCATCAGATCTTGATCACGAAACAAGCTGTCGAGCATCCTGCCCAGCCCGAGATTGGCAGGTTGTCTTCATGAATGTTGCAGGCTCAGGCACAAGATTCGGCGAAACACGCTCGACCACGGGGGAGAAAACCTCTGTAACCTCGCGGCTGAACGACGCTGCGCTTCCCCTACCTCGACGGCCCTTCCCACGCGCATATCCTTCGTTGTGGATTCGAGCTTATCATAGGAGCGCACAAAAAGAAACTGGATCAGGATGTTCTGCAGATAGTCGTCCGGATGCGACCGAAACTTGATGCAATTCGTTGCTCTTCGTGATAGTGTTGCATTGGGCTGCCATCATCATCAAGCTCATAACCTGGAGGCATTGATGGCGCTGTAATTCTCTTCATAGTTCTGCGATCTCTCATGATGGAGATTTGTGTTTGTTCTCGAGATAGAATTGAATCATTTCGGCTGCACCACCAGTGTTGATGATTTGTCCATCCGTCATCACGACAACT contains the following coding sequences:
- a CDS encoding GSCFA domain-containing protein, whose translation is MDPYKRDLMDRKLVEGEVHPPMEFGSRWFKPKDFKWLPSQSELRKAGLDSIMEGWKPAEPFIRPETKVIALGSCFAKHFVLWLADHGFNKSVPKSPYNAIIRNAFSFESVSVIAQQFRWAFDELGSDKTFWVEKNKEIFEATEERRRLVRETFENIDVLVLTLGLSEVWYDQVTGEPLWRAIPEKYYDPARHVFRVESLSTTIGSLEKIDWLRRQHLPDLKIIFTISPVRLGATFRPVSALTANSASKAVLRAGLDEFLRSRWDDVNKTLFYFPSYEMVTDYFKEPFQEDNRHLYEHIPQQILSVFARYYTAGDLTDPSEPVAVDESGLQELHTTIRQLEVDRTKLQQICDERLHVIEQLDAEYHSMTRAAEERLRLIEMLDAEVNKLKGGA